The Quercus robur chromosome 7, dhQueRobu3.1, whole genome shotgun sequence genome has a segment encoding these proteins:
- the LOC126691821 gene encoding uncharacterized protein LOC126691821 yields the protein MDLKALKFQILHGSIARRMLYRSFVIASCISIIPLFQILSGSDFGTIGSLATTDCTANLGFATASMAPGTYLFHTQFLNPIWGSFESANCKENVNLTIHVVRELVGMKLLKYNAKALCIGEGSAATVLTLQDLGFSNAGGVYRHRFFSLKSKQFVHELDFADNSFDFVLSRDVDKVSVPALLVLEIERVLSPGGIGAMLVEGVSGSFPNSLIRSATPVSSLLKSSNVVHVGYVHNFTLVVFKKRFLNASYLEQFRLPADCQSITNNKPFMDQLEPLVEEKPMEFEKRFSYLPMLVDVDTRKRLVYIDIGPGLHLNSNSLNWFLPSYPVDRKDFNVYFVDHNTSVLLSLVKKPGMTFVYHPGLAGDKDSDTPSFDEDIDPPMEIEGFDFLSWFKETVQYADFVVLKMNAGKVEIKFLLELFESGAICYVDEMFLNCSDNVDVAVAIKGECMDLFKGLRSSGVYVHQWWGD from the coding sequence ATGGATTTGAAGGCTTTGAAATTCCAGATCCTTCATGGGTCTATAGCAAGGCGCATGCTTTACCGCTCATTCGTGATCGCCTCGTGCATTTCAATCATTCCCTTGTTTCAAATTTTATCTGGTTCGGATTTTGGAACTATTGGGTCTTTGGCCACCACTGATTGTACCGCCAATTTGGGCTTTGCCACGGCGAGTATGGCTCCGGGAACGTATTTGTTTCACACCCAGTTCTTGAATCCGATTTGGGGCTCATTTGAGTCGGCGAATTGCAAGGAGAATGTGAATTTGACCATTCATGTGGTTAGAGAGCTAGTGGGTATGAAGTTGTTGAAATATAATGCGAAAGCTCTCTGTATTGGAGAAGGGTCGGCCGCGACCGTGTTGACATTGCAAGATTTGGGGTTCTCCAATGCTGGTGGTGTTTATAGGCACCGCTTTTTCTCGCTTAAGAGTAAGCAGTTTGTTCACGAGCTCGATTTCGCGGACAATTCATTCGATTTCGTCTTGTCCAGGGATGTTGATAAGGTTTCCGTCCCTGCATTGCTCGTGCTTGAGATCGAGCGCGTTCTTAGCCCGGGTGGCATTGGTGCCATGCTTGTGGAAGGCGTTAGCGGTTCATTCCCTAACAGCTTGATTAGGTCTGCCACCCCGGTTTCTTCGTTGCTGAAAAGCTCCAATGTTGTGCACGTTGGTTATGTGCATAACTTTACTCTGGTTGTCTTCAAGAAGAGATTCCTAAACGCCAGTTACTTGGAGCAGTTTCGCCTTCCGGCTGATTGCCAGTCTATTACGAATAACAAACCTTTCATGGATCAACTTGAGCCTCTTGTGGAGGAAAAACCAATGGAGTTTGAGAAAAGGTTTTCTTATTTGCCCATGCTTGTGGATGTTGATACTAGGAAGCGGCTAGTCTATATTGATATTGGGCCAGGGTTGCATCTAAACTCTAATTCTTTAAACTGGTTCCTGCCATCATATCCCGTGGATCGCAAAGATTtcaatgtttattttgttgatcaTAACACTTCAGTTCTGTTATCCCTTGTCAAAAAGCCTGGTATGACCTTCGTTTATCATCCGGGCTTGGCTGGAGATAAGGATTCGGATACCCCTAGTTTTGATGAAGACATTGATCCGCCAATGGAAATTGAAGGGTTTGATTTCCTTTCTTGGTTTAAAGAAACAGTGCAATATGCAGATTTTGTGGTCCTGAAGATGAATGCAGGTAAAGTGGAAATAAAGTTCCTCTTGGAGTTGTTTGAGAGCGGAGCGATATGCTATGTTGATGAGATGTTCCTGAACTGCTCAGATAATGTAGATGTTGCTGTTGCAATCAAGGGAGAATGTATGGATCTCTTCAAGGGCCTTAGAAGCAGTGGTGTCTATGTCCATCAGTGGTGGGGAGACTAA
- the LOC126691823 gene encoding probable E3 ubiquitin-protein ligase LOG2, with protein sequence MGNIGSRGRRRHGGRRRNHPSTPLPATPQPEISANRYVFAAATPYPSQFPNTAAVAPPPPPLPPPHVPYYQYPPGYYPNQPPSMPVPLPAPYDHHHHRGGPGPLMDPAQAQANWVGGRYPCGPVMTPQTPYMEHQKAVTIRNDVNLKKESLKIEPDEENPGRFLVSFTFDATVPGSITIIFFAKEGEDCNLTPMKQDLAPVTVQFQQGLGQKFRQPFGTGMDFSVFEETQLLKMGDVDVYPLAIKAEANPVKENGTDGNPIPASMNSQITQAVFEKEKGEYQVRVVKQILWVNGMRYELQEIYGIGNSVEGDVDGNDPGKECVICLSEPRDTTVLPCRHMCMCSGCAKVLRFQTNRCPICRQPVDRLLEIKVNNGYVE encoded by the exons ATGGGGAATATAGGGAGTAGAGGGCGGCGCAGGCACGGTGGTAGACGGCGGAACCACCCATCTACGCCGCTTCCCGCGACTCCTCAGCCTGAAATATCGGCTAACCGATACGTGTTCGCGGCGGCGACACCTTACCCATCCCAATTCCCAAACACCGCAGCAGtggcaccaccaccaccgccgcTTCCTCCGCCACACGTTCCATACTACCAGTATCCTCCAGGGTACTATCCCAATCAGCCACCTTCTATGCCGGTGCCTTTACCGGCTCCGTacgaccaccaccaccaccgtgGTGGACCTGGGCCTCTCATGGACCCGGCACAGGCCCAGGCAAATTGGGTCGGGGGTAGGTACCCATGCGGGCCGGTGATGACTCCTCAGACCCCATATATGGAGCACCAGAAAGCAGTCACTATTCGAAACGATGTTAATCTCAAGAAAGAGAGTTTGAAGATCGAACCTGACGAGGAAAACCCAGGAAGATTCCTCGTATCATTCACTTTCGATGCCACGGTTCCTGGGag CATCACCATAATTTTCTTTGCAAAAGAAGGTGAAGATTGTAACCTGACACCGATGAAACAAGACCTTGCACCTGTGACAGTACAGTTCCAACAAGGTCTGGGCCAGAAGTTCAGGCAGCCCTTTGGAACTGGGATGGACTTCTCAGTGTTTGAGGAGACACAGttattaaaaatgggtgatGTAGACGTCTATCCTTTAGCAATTAAGGCAGAGGCAAACCCAGTTAAGGAGAATGGTACAGATGGGAACCCAATACCTGCAAGCATGAACTCTCAGATAACTCAGGCAGTGTTCGAGAAGGAGAAAGGTGAATACCAGGTGAGGGTAGTGAAGCAGATCTTGTGGGTCAATGGAATGAGGTATGAGTTGCAGGAGATATATGGGATTGGGAATTCAGTTGAGGGTGACGTGGATGGGAATGACCCAGGAAAAGAATGTGTCATCTGCCTATCAGAACCACGGGACACAACCGTCCTTCCCTGCCGACATATG TGTATGTGCAGTGGATGTGCAAAGGTTTTAAGGTTCCAGACAAACCGATGTCCGATATGCAGACAACCAGTTGATAGGCTTTTGGAGATTAAGGTCAACAATGGTTATGTGGAATAG